The Spirochaetota bacterium genome segment TAAAAAACTTTATCAATGACATTTTACTTCCACTCAACTTTACATCATTATCAAAAAGTATTTTATTTTTGGCGATAGCTCCAGTAATAAGCTTAATAAATGTAGTATAGGGAATGTGTATATCAGCATCATGTTTTTCTATCACACCCTCTGAATAATATAACACTGAATTTCGTACAAAAAGTGAATATAATTTTTTCTTGTCGCTAAAATAGATAGCAATAGTAATATTGCTGTTTTGTGCTTTATGGGGATTGAGATTAACTGCCATGCTGTCAAAGAGTTTCTCTGGAGGAAGATGTCTTAGCATGTCACACCCCTTATGCATTAAAGATGTTTTCTTTTGTATGCCTTCTGTAAGCTCCTGTGCCCCCTTGAGATATACATTGCGCCATACACCCGATTCAGCGTGATATGCAAGCTGTGTATATGTTTTTGCAAGCAATCGGCGTGCATTGGTATTACCTGGTTGAGCCATGACTACGTGATTTAAAACTTCAGCTACCCACAGGTAATCTCCTTTATTATATGATGCTTGAGCTTTTTCTAATATTGCTCTGACACCACCCATAAAGTGCACATATCGCTTGGCTCTTTCAATATCCGGCAACTGATTGAGATATGCAGGATTTCCATTATACCACCCTAAATACATCTGGTAGACAGCCTTCACGTTTTGTTGCAGCACCCCATAAAACTGACGGTTGGGTATAAATTGCGATAGAGACTGTGGAAGTTGTAATTCATGTGCAATCTTTTCAGGAGTATATCCTTTATTGGCAAGCCTGATTGTCTGGTCATGAATAAATTTATACATGTCAGCCTGCTTTATTAGGAATTCCCTAATCCGCTTATTGCCATACATAGGCCAATGATGCGTAAAAAAACACACCTCCACATCAGGAAAAAGCTGCACTGATTCATTTATGTATTTACTCCATTTATACGCATCACGCACCTTTGTTCCACGCACTGTATACAGATTATGCATGGTGCGGCTTGCAATCTCAGCAGGGCAAAAAGCTTTTATTGAAGGAATATACACTGTCATCTCTGCAGGGGCTTCTGTATCAGGAGCATACTGAAAGATACACTCAACACCATCAATTACTATCCTAGTAGGAGTTGTATCAACAGTAACTGTCGGCTCCACTATACTGTATGACCCTTGTGGCACTGTTTTGCCAATACCACTATCTATCTGCCCTTGTGGTGAAACCGGCAAATCCTGTCCAAATTGGTATTCAGCTCTTCGCGCCATTGCATTGGCAAGGAGTATATTTTCACTAAACGCTTCTTCCATAAAGCCATTTGGTGCTATCACTTGTATGTGATTACTTTTTAATTCTTTTTCAGTAATCACCCCTAACACGCCGCCGAAGTGGTCTATATGGCTATGCGTAAAAATAATAGCTTTAATTGGTTTTTGTTTATGTATATGTGTTTTGAAAAAATCAAAGGCAGCTTTGGCTGTCTCCTTTGTGGTTAAAGTATCCACAACAATCCATCCCGTCTTCCCTTCAATAATTGTCATATTTGCAATGTCAAAACCACGAAGCTGATATACACCGTGAACAACCTCATATAATCCTGGCTTAGCGTTGAGCTTGGCCATCTCCCACAGAAGGGGGTGTGCAGTTTGCGGCGTTTTATGTTGTAAAAACGAATATGCTGTCATATCCCATACTACATTGCCATTGTTATCTTTTATTAAAAGATTTTTTGCCTCTGCAATCAATCCATGCGATGCTTCTGTTTTATCTATCTCATCAAACTGCAATGAAATACTCTGATTTGCCTTTTTTGTATAATCTGAAACCTCATCTATTTGAACATGTTGATTACACGATATTACAAATACAAACATAAGAATACAAAGTAATCTATGTCTCATTGTAGTACCCCCTAATTTGAGATTTACATAAAATCTCATCAAGGATTTAAAATAGTTTCTATATAAATTACGACTACCGACGTTTATTACGATTCACACTATTATAGATGCAACACCACATGTTCTCATTAATATTCATTGAACTTGAAAAAACCTTGTATTAAATTACCCCAAAGCAAATAACTCTTTTAATCTCCTACAACATATTCTTTTTATTGTCAACAAATTAGCTATAAAATGATTGGTTGTTCAATCAAATATTTATTGACAACAAAACCAATACCTTGCTATACTGCATTGATATTTTAAACAACAGGGGGCCTATATGAGCACACTATGTAGTATTATTTTAATTGTTACTGGAATCATTGCACTATTTCTCCTTTTAAACGTGATTAATATTATACAGGCAGGGAGCAAAAAACCTCACAATCGCAGTATGGAAGATATCATTGGTAAAAATCCCGCTCACGCCACGTATGATGATATTGAAAAACTTTCACGTAAAGAAAAAATGCAGGTTTTCATTGCTGCTTCAACACCTAAATTTACTGAACTCAACGGTGAGTACAAAGCCCTGTTGCTGAGTGGTGGTATATTAGGAAAATCTTCGGAATTATTTACACATCACGTATTCCCTACAGGGGGCATTACTCTACATACTAAATGGGTTGGGAAGGCATTTAAGCCTTTAAGCGATAGCTCCGGTATAGGGTACAACATTTTTGAAGAAAAAACCAAAACCGGCACAAAAATCCTACGACTCCGTAAAATAGAAACTTCAATTGGCCTATCAAAAATTGCTAAAGATGGCAAAGATTCATTTCACATAGATTACAGTAAATATAATAAAGGCACTGTTCACTCCATGCGCGATGAAATCCGTAAAATCAACGATAATTTATACATAGGAATGGGATACATGGGATTAGGTGGTGGATCGGCCAACCCGGCTCCTTTTGTGCTTGTAGGCAAGCCTTCTTCGTGGGTTGGCCCGGATGATGAATGATTATTTCTTATCCTAAATTTTGTACTTACGTTCCTGGGTTTGTTCATTTGCTGTCCACATACCTACCATTTTATTGAGTATATCCATTGCGTGGACCGGTAGCAGTAATTTAGTAAGTGGTGTTAAAAAGTTAACCTGGAAATTGGGGACTGCTACTACCGCTTTGTTTTTCTTTATAGCCTTTACTACCCGCGTTGTCACATCTTCAGTTTTAAGTATTTTTGTCCCAGCAACTTCTTTGAACCCTGCAAACATCCCTGTTGCAACCGTGTAAGGGCACACCATTGTTACTCCTACATTGTATTTATATTTTTTCATTTCCTGGCGTAGCGCATCAGAAAATCCTACTACAGCAAACTTTGTTGCACAGTAAATTGAGATATCAGGTAATGCCAACATCCCTCCCGCTGACGCAAAGTTAACAACATGTGCCCATGGTTTGGTTATCATATCTGGCATAAACGCCTTACACATCCAGAATATTGACATCAGGTTCACGTTTACCATCCATTCAATCGCTTTATCATCAAGATGTAAAAAGTCTCCAACTTTTACAACACCAGCATTATTAACTAGTATCGTGACATCACCCATTTCCTTTTTCACTTTTTTTTGTAGTTTATACACGGCATCACGATTAGAAACATCACATATATATGCCCTGCAATCCCCTTTTGCCTGAAACTCCTTTACAACTTTTGTTAATTCTTTTTCATTAATATCCACCATAGCTACTCTACAGCCTTCATTTAACAGCAATTCAGACAGGCTTCTGCCCATGCCCATAGCTGCACCGGTAACCAGTGCCAGCTGACCTTTTAATGATTTCATATAATGCCTCCTCAATAATTTTACACGATGGTTCATTATATAATAACTAGCGCCAAAAAAATCAACTATTTTTTGGACGTCCAACCAAATTTTATTTGATTTATATTTTAGAGCTGAAACAAATCCATTAAATTATGTATGACTTTAAAAGTCTTTTGATACAAAATGAACTATTTAGTATTTCAAATGCCCTAATTTTTTTGCTTTTCGAATTATTTCTGGATGCGGTCCCCAATAAAATTGGCAACATATTACATTTTCTTCACGATAAAAGCAAAAGGTATACCCATTGTGCCGATAGTTATCGGTATAATCATTGTCTCGCATTTTATCTAAAACTTTCAAAAATTCATCCAATACATTTTCCAAACAAAAAGCTATTATCTTAGCCAAAGACATCTTCCATACCTTTTTAACGTCCATAAAAAATTCATACTCATCTTCATATAAGACCACATGCAATCGTTTCCAGCTTGTTCCTTTCGGACGATATGAAAGCTGTTGGAAAGATTTAGCTTCAACCCTTTCCCATTGAGCTGCAAAGCTAATAAGAGAAGAGATAAATGTTCTCAATGACATATTATATCGTTGGGCATGCAATCGAAGTAATTCCAAATGCTCAAGCGAAATACATGTTGTTGTCTCAATATTCACAGTATCCTCCCAAAGTATGTATTTTATATTTATGGTATGTTTATTTTGATTATGTACAAATTATGCAAGACATTTATTATGTATTTGCAGCATTATAGAAACAAAAAATATCATTTAGCTGATAAATATTTATTATAAAAATCCACAACTTTTTTTTCAGCCTCTTGTGGATTTGATTGCCATGCACGCGCATGTTTATTGCAATGTGCTGTCCACATACTTTTTGGTTCTTTTGCCTTTGCATAAATACGCTGTCCATGATGATATGCAATGTAATCATCATTGTCACAATGTATTATAAATACAGGACGGGGTGAAATTGCAGCTATATAATCTTCAGGATTTATTGTATTGGCATCTGCTCTCAGTCGCATGCTATATACCCACATCACTGCATTGATTATTGGGAAGCGAGGTAATCCAAAATCACGTTGTGCTATTTCAGCAAGCAAATCACCTAAATTAGCAAAAGCTGCTTCAAACACTCCTGCTGTAATACGGTTATCCTTTGCCATTGCCTGGATTGCAGTTGATGCGCCCATGGAAACGCCAAACACTCCAATATTTGTAAAACCCTTTGATTGCAAAAAATTAACTGCAGCAATCACATCATCCTTTTCATAATATCCCATTCCTGTTTTAGCTTTATCGCTTTTACCGTGGTTGCGAAGATCAAATAATAATAGATTAAAACCAGCGCTGTGTAATGCTTTAACCCACCGTAACCCCTCGCGCCTATCTGCAGTAATACCATGTACCATAATAATTGCTTTTTTTAAATTCCCTGGAATAAACCATCCTCGTAATGTCAAATCTTCATTATTTTTAAATTCAATATCCTGATATGCTATACCTATCTCTTCTATACCTTTGCAGTATACAAAATGGTCAACCTGGCAAGTGTAAGGTTTTGGTGCAATAAGCTGATTTGAAAAATGCCACGCAACACCAAAAATTATTGCACACAAAATTGCAATGATAATAACTAAAACTGTTACTATTTTCTTTACCATATACATTTCCTCCAAAAAGTTTTATTGTATCATTCCCTACGAGCTACCCAACTTTGTTTTATACACTTCTTATTTTAAATACTTTATTACTTAAATCTCATATAATTCCACAACACATACCTGACTTTTACTTTGGACTCACCCAATTAACTTGCTTCATGGTCATCAATTATTACGTAATAAATTATACTTTAAAAGGTGTTTAGTTACCATCAAACAATCTCAATAAGTAAAGCTAATAGCTTCTTTTAATTTAACTACTTCTTTATGGAGCTAATAATCTTAGCAACATTATAGAATCGAAAACGATATAATACAAGTATTTTTTTAAGCAACCCTTTACTGATTGGTTACTATCGCCACATAAAAAAATGGTTGATTTGAATACATTTATATCCTATAGTCGATATCGATAATATAGGTTATGATTATTATCAGGAGAACCACCATGTGGGAATTTACACCAACCAATGTTCACTGGATCGATATAGTGTTAATAATATGCTATCTGGCAGGAATGACCATTTTTGGATTTTACTATAAAACACATATCAAAACTGCTAAAGATTATTTTTTAGCCAACAGGTCACTCCCATGGTGGGTGATAGGACTGTCTATTATTGGTACTAACATTGGCTCCAACGACTACATTGGTGCATCAGGCAACGCATACAGTATTGGAATAGCTCAGGCAAACTTTGAATGGATAGGTGCAATTCCTGCAATGATATTATCGGCACTCATTTTTATTCCGTTTTTCTGGCGCGCTGGAGTGTACTCCATACCTGAGTATTTGGGCTTACGGTACAACAATGCAGTACGCTTTATTGCAGCTTGTGTGATGAGCATTTTTGCTGTTGTCATTGTTGGTGTATTTTTATGGGCAACTGCCATTATGCTCCAAACATATTTAGGTTGGCCGGTATGGTTTTCTATACTTGTGACAGCAACTGTTGTTGGCTTTTATACCATATCTGGTGGGCTTGGGGCAGTTGCTATCACCGATACTGTGCAAGCATTCATTATGTTCACCACCGCAATTATTGTTGCATTTATTGGGATTGAAAAAATTGGCGGATTTGACACGTTTATCGCAACACTTAAAACTAATTATCCTGATCATCTCAATGCATTTTTACCTGCAACCCACCCTACGTTCCCCTGGCCAGGCGTTATACTTGGTCTTGGCATTGTGCTTTCACCTGCTTACTGGTGCGCAAACCAGGCAATACTACAACGCACATTTGCAGCACGCACCGAGTGGGATGGGAAAGCATCCATGATTTTTGCTGCTTGCCTTAAAACGTTTGTACCATTGTTAATAGTTATGCCGGGACTACTTGCTCTGACCCTTGCAGGAAAAAGCATCACTCATCAGGACCAGGCACTCCCGTGGGTAATAAAAAACATATTGCCTGCCGGCATCTCGGGCCTTATGTTTGTTGCGTTCATTGCGGCACTGCAATCATCTATTGACTCTACTATGAATTCTACTTCGGTTATGATTGTACGTGACATTATAGGTGTTGCAAAGAAGAATGGCTTGAGTGATAAGGTTCAACTTAAGTTAGGCAAACTGTTTACATTTCTTATTCTCATTGTTGGAATTGCCTTTGCACCAATCACGGCGTACTTTCAGGGAATTTATGTGTATGTGCAGTATGCCCTATCGCTTTTTCAGGGGCCAATTTTTGCACTAATGATTTTTGGAATCCTTGACAAACGCATTACACCTGCCGCTGGCCTTTTTAGTTTATTATCAGGTTTAACAGTTGCAGCATTATTAGGCTGGGCCAGCTTAAATATGCTGTATATAGCATTTTTTTCATTTTTATATTCGGCGATAGCTCTCTACATTGTTTCACCGTTTACAAAAAAGAAATCAAATGATGAATTAAAAAACGTTGTGTACAGCAACGTTGTTGAGATCGAATAAGATAAAAGAGTGTACTTGTTAAGATTGATGGCATTATTAAATGTAACGAAAAGAGTAATAAGTCTATCTGATTATATCATTATCTTTCTGAGCACTAAATATGTCATTCTTAGCACTATTATGTCATTCTGAGCACTAATTATGTCATTCTGAGCGAAGCGAAGAATCTTAAGTTTACTTATTGTTGCATTAGTGCCATAACAAAGAATGCGATGCCAAATTCTAAATTTGGAGTAAAAATATGATAGAATTTCTTGAGTCACTTCCACTATGGTATGCAAAAATAGCAGCTATGATTATCTTTGGCTCTATGCTAGCGGTTGCATGGCTTCTTCCATTTGATTTCATCATGAAAGGTGCACCTGATACAAAACGCTGGAGAGATCTACGAATTTGGGCAACATTGCTCACTGTGATACAGTTTGTGATTTATTATATTTTCTAAATATTCTAATGTTTGTTTTGTTAGGCACCTGCTGAATAAAAGCGAACAACAGTTTTTTACCTTAAAATTTAGCTATAAATACATTAAATATAATTTTANNNNNNNNNNNNNNNNNNNNNNNNNNNNNNNNNNNNNNNNNNNNNNNNNNNNNNNNNNNNNNNNNNNNNNNNNNNNNNNNNNNNNNNNNNNNNNNNNNTTTACATTATTTAAAAAATCCAAAAATAAATACAAATTATGGAATAATGCACATCTCAACTATCAAAGGTGATATGAATGTGCATATGTTTAAATAAAAAATTATATTAGGTGGCAAATTCAATAATGAAGTGCAACACACGATGAAAAAAATGTAGCCTCATAAGAAGGATATCCAATACAGTGATTGTTGATCCACAACAACACTTATGGAGGATAAGCTTTTATGAGGCTCTATACACAGCCAAAGAAGATAGGCACAAAGCTCATAAAAGATGGAAGGAGGCAAAACAAAGTAAAATAGAACGCATCTCTGAACTACAGACAAACATACTATCGTTACTGGCGCAGGGTTATTCAGCAGAGTTGATTGCATATATCCTTAAAACAGGAAGGGGAGTATAGATGTTCACACGAGACGATGTATCAATTGATATATAAAAGCATTTATAGTGGAAAGCACACGGGGTTACTAGATTTGCTCTTTTTCAAGAGGAAAAAGTGACAGAAGCGAATAAATGTATATAAAAAAAGACTCACTGAAATTACGAAAAAGCGTACGTGGCAGCGCCCAGAGGCAGCAGAGGAAAAACAAGAAATGGCTATGCAGCATAGCAACAAGGATTAAACGAACATAGAAAAAGACAGCATTGTTGTCATATGCCAAAAAATAAAAGTTTTGCACACTTGCTTGACAGATGATGATGTTCGTGCTATACAGGATGCAATAAATGTAAAACCAAGAAAATCACGAAATTTTAAAATCTCCCTATGATCTGCTACACCATCATCTAAATGTTGCACTTCAAACTTGAAGTTGAATATATATTCTTTTTCTAACTTCATTTTACAATATCAATCCCTTCATAAAAAAACCTACGATACCACCAATTAT includes the following:
- a CDS encoding SDR family NAD(P)-dependent oxidoreductase, with the translated sequence MKSLKGQLALVTGAAMGMGRSLSELLLNEGCRVAMVDINEKELTKVVKEFQAKGDCRAYICDVSNRDAVYKLQKKVKKEMGDVTILVNNAGVVKVGDFLHLDDKAIEWMVNVNLMSIFWMCKAFMPDMITKPWAHVVNFASAGGMLALPDISIYCATKFAVVGFSDALRQEMKKYKYNVGVTMVCPYTVATGMFAGFKEVAGTKILKTEDVTTRVVKAIKKNKAVVAVPNFQVNFLTPLTKLLLPVHAMDILNKMVGMWTANEQTQERKYKI
- a CDS encoding sodium/solute symporter (Members of the Solute:Sodium Symporter (SSS), TC 2.A.21 as described in tcdb.org, catalyze solute:Na+ symport. Known solutes for members of the family include sugars, amino acids, nucleosides, inositols, vitamins, urea or anions, depending on the system.); the encoded protein is MWEFTPTNVHWIDIVLIICYLAGMTIFGFYYKTHIKTAKDYFLANRSLPWWVIGLSIIGTNIGSNDYIGASGNAYSIGIAQANFEWIGAIPAMILSALIFIPFFWRAGVYSIPEYLGLRYNNAVRFIAACVMSIFAVVIVGVFLWATAIMLQTYLGWPVWFSILVTATVVGFYTISGGLGAVAITDTVQAFIMFTTAIIVAFIGIEKIGGFDTFIATLKTNYPDHLNAFLPATHPTFPWPGVILGLGIVLSPAYWCANQAILQRTFAARTEWDGKASMIFAACLKTFVPLLIVMPGLLALTLAGKSITHQDQALPWVIKNILPAGISGLMFVAFIAALQSSIDSTMNSTSVMIVRDIIGVAKKNGLSDKVQLKLGKLFTFLILIVGIAFAPITAYFQGIYVYVQYALSLFQGPIFALMIFGILDKRITPAAGLFSLLSGLTVAALLGWASLNMLYIAFFSFLYSAIALYIVSPFTKKKSNDELKNVVYSNVVEIE
- a CDS encoding MBL fold metallo-hydrolase produces the protein MRHRLLCILMFVFVISCNQHVQIDEVSDYTKKANQSISLQFDEIDKTEASHGLIAEAKNLLIKDNNGNVVWDMTAYSFLQHKTPQTAHPLLWEMAKLNAKPGLYEVVHGVYQLRGFDIANMTIIEGKTGWIVVDTLTTKETAKAAFDFFKTHIHKQKPIKAIIFTHSHIDHFGGVLGVITEKELKSNHIQVIAPNGFMEEAFSENILLANAMARRAEYQFGQDLPVSPQGQIDSGIGKTVPQGSYSIVEPTVTVDTTPTRIVIDGVECIFQYAPDTEAPAEMTVYIPSIKAFCPAEIASRTMHNLYTVRGTKVRDAYKWSKYINESVQLFPDVEVCFFTHHWPMYGNKRIREFLIKQADMYKFIHDQTIRLANKGYTPEKIAHELQLPQSLSQFIPNRQFYGVLQQNVKAVYQMYLGWYNGNPAYLNQLPDIERAKRYVHFMGGVRAILEKAQASYNKGDYLWVAEVLNHVVMAQPGNTNARRLLAKTYTQLAYHAESGVWRNVYLKGAQELTEGIQKKTSLMHKGCDMLRHLPPEKLFDSMAVNLNPHKAQNSNITIAIYFSDKKKLYSLFVRNSVLYYSEGVIEKHDADIHIPYTTFIKLITGAIAKNKILFDNDVKLSGSKMSLIKFFSMFDKSERFAVVTSE
- a CDS encoding alpha/beta hydrolase; translation: MVKKIVTVLVIIIAILCAIIFGVAWHFSNQLIAPKPYTCQVDHFVYCKGIEEIGIAYQDIEFKNNEDLTLRGWFIPGNLKKAIIMVHGITADRREGLRWVKALHSAGFNLLLFDLRNHGKSDKAKTGMGYYEKDDVIAAVNFLQSKGFTNIGVFGVSMGASTAIQAMAKDNRITAGVFEAAFANLGDLLAEIAQRDFGLPRFPIINAVMWVYSMRLRADANTINPEDYIAAISPRPVFIIHCDNDDYIAYHHGQRIYAKAKEPKSMWTAHCNKHARAWQSNPQEAEKKVVDFYNKYLSAK